The Winogradskyella schleiferi genome has a window encoding:
- a CDS encoding sulfatase family protein produces the protein MKHYLFLMVFAVLFSCHSDKKKSDPSEQETTQNEKPNILLIVVDDQGYADFTPFDNYDKTVSSPNIARLGKSGTVYTQAYVTAPVCSPSRAGIITGKNQFRWDIPASWGPGLPDDVKTLPEYLKEVGYHTARIGKNDLGRNFHKYDVREYPLNHGYDEFLGFSAHAHDYWANSQSIKERTPDPYGTSALLGPLMHNMGEKSYEDGYLTDILTDESIDYLKRHHDKPFFLTLSYNAVHHLIHEVPQKYLDKYNVKAIPKYDPDSLVTYSYHKPGSYSAYYDKYSRVGAINTDDLRNYYLANLNCLDDNIGRVLDALKETGLDKNTLIVFVSDNGGSPLTGSNNAPLTGGKYSLWEGGIRVPMAVSWPGQVEAGKVEKRYVSALDILPTLTKAAGVKLTDTSIDGIDLLEPKAERLLVWKWQKTWAARKGKWKITNAKENHWKSEPSAQYIAPIRDDLTIKLFDIEADPGERNDVAAEHPEKVKELQEAYDAWVKANVEKGTETEKETETDTH, from the coding sequence ATGAAACACTACTTATTTTTAATGGTATTTGCTGTATTATTTTCATGCCATTCAGATAAAAAGAAAAGTGATCCTTCTGAACAAGAGACAACACAAAATGAAAAACCAAATATTCTATTAATTGTTGTGGATGATCAAGGTTATGCAGATTTCACACCTTTTGATAATTATGACAAAACGGTTTCCAGTCCTAACATAGCACGTTTAGGCAAATCAGGAACCGTTTATACACAAGCCTATGTAACGGCTCCTGTCTGTAGTCCGTCTAGAGCAGGAATTATTACAGGAAAAAACCAATTCCGTTGGGACATTCCAGCAAGTTGGGGACCAGGATTACCAGATGACGTTAAAACACTTCCTGAGTATTTGAAGGAAGTTGGTTATCACACCGCACGAATCGGAAAAAATGATTTAGGTCGTAATTTTCATAAATATGATGTTAGGGAATATCCACTAAACCATGGTTATGATGAATTCTTGGGCTTTTCTGCCCATGCTCACGATTATTGGGCAAATTCCCAAAGCATCAAAGAGCGCACACCAGATCCTTATGGCACTAGTGCACTCTTAGGGCCATTGATGCATAACATGGGAGAAAAAAGTTATGAAGATGGTTATCTTACCGATATTTTAACGGACGAATCCATTGATTATCTAAAACGACATCATGACAAACCTTTCTTTTTAACCCTATCTTATAACGCCGTACACCACCTAATTCACGAAGTCCCTCAAAAATATTTGGACAAATATAACGTAAAGGCTATCCCTAAATATGATCCAGATAGTTTGGTGACCTATAGTTACCATAAACCAGGCAGCTATTCCGCGTACTATGATAAATATTCTAGAGTTGGCGCTATAAATACCGACGACCTGAGGAACTATTATTTAGCCAACCTTAATTGTCTTGATGACAATATTGGTCGTGTTTTAGATGCTTTAAAAGAAACAGGACTAGACAAAAATACGTTAATTGTATTTGTTTCAGACAATGGAGGTTCTCCGCTTACGGGTTCCAATAATGCACCATTAACAGGTGGAAAATACTCCCTATGGGAAGGCGGTATTAGAGTGCCAATGGCTGTGAGTTGGCCAGGACAAGTAGAAGCTGGTAAAGTTGAAAAACGCTATGTTTCTGCCTTGGATATCTTACCTACGTTAACCAAAGCTGCTGGTGTTAAGCTAACGGATACTTCTATTGATGGTATTGATTTATTGGAACCAAAAGCCGAACGTTTATTAGTTTGGAAATGGCAAAAAACCTGGGCTGCACGAAAAGGCAAATGGAAAATAACGAATGCCAAGGAAAACCACTGGAAAAGTGAACCATCTGCCCAATATATTGCTCCAATACGAGATGATTTAACCATTAAATTATTTGACATTGAAGCTGATCCTGGTGAGCGTAACGATGTTGCTGCCGAGCATCCTGAAAAAGTTAAGGAATTACAAGAGGCTTATGATGCTTGGGTTAAAGCCAACGTGGAAAAAGGAACTGAAACCGAAAAGGAAACCGAAACTGACACGCACTAA
- a CDS encoding glycerol-3-phosphate dehydrogenase/oxidase — protein sequence MNKSILFKRETLISQLKSTKNWDVIIIGGGATGLGVALDCTTRGYKTLLLEQVDFAKGTSSRSTKLVHGGVRYLAQGNIDLVREALYERGLMLKNASHLVSNQSFIIPNYRWWDNFFYTVGMKVYDFLAGKLSFGKSVRIKKSETISRLSTLKTDKLKGGVVYHDGQFDDSRLAVNIAQTCIENDATVLNHFEVKNLQKDDKGLVNGVVAIDRESNTEYTLNAKAVINATGVFSDEILQMDDATAENSIRPSQGIHLVFDKSFLPGNDAIMIPKTDDGRVLFLVPWHNRVVVGTTDTLLDSHSLEPKPLDKEIDFVLETANRYLNKKAVKADVLSIYAGLRPLAAPKDKSEKTKEISRSHKIIVSDSELITITGGKWTTYRRMAQDTVNKMIAMNKLPDANCKTQDLLIHGSNGSVDRTNHLYVYGTDQKGIAALVKENPVLGEKLHARLEFTKAEVIWAVRHEMARSIEDVLARRVRILFLDAKAAVEITPMVGELLRAELNQTIDWRAEQISNFIEIADQYILK from the coding sequence ATAAATAAAAGCATTTTGTTTAAAAGAGAAACCTTAATAAGTCAATTAAAGTCCACAAAAAATTGGGATGTCATTATCATTGGAGGAGGAGCAACAGGATTGGGAGTGGCATTGGATTGTACGACTAGAGGTTACAAAACACTGCTTCTGGAGCAGGTTGATTTTGCCAAGGGAACATCGAGTAGAAGTACAAAATTAGTGCATGGAGGCGTAAGATACTTAGCGCAAGGAAATATTGATTTAGTGCGTGAAGCCTTGTACGAAAGAGGCCTGATGTTGAAAAATGCATCACATTTAGTGAGTAACCAATCGTTTATTATTCCGAATTACAGATGGTGGGATAATTTTTTCTATACGGTTGGAATGAAAGTCTATGACTTTTTAGCAGGGAAATTAAGTTTCGGAAAATCGGTCAGAATAAAGAAAAGTGAAACTATTTCTAGATTGTCGACATTAAAAACTGATAAATTAAAAGGTGGTGTTGTTTATCATGATGGTCAGTTTGATGATTCAAGATTAGCTGTCAATATCGCTCAGACATGTATTGAGAATGATGCAACGGTTCTAAATCACTTCGAGGTGAAAAACCTACAGAAGGATGATAAAGGGCTTGTAAATGGTGTTGTAGCTATTGATAGGGAATCCAATACTGAATATACTTTAAATGCTAAAGCAGTCATAAATGCAACTGGTGTGTTTTCAGATGAAATATTGCAAATGGATGATGCTACGGCTGAAAATAGTATTCGTCCAAGTCAAGGTATTCATTTGGTTTTTGATAAATCATTTTTACCAGGAAACGATGCCATTATGATTCCCAAAACAGATGATGGCCGTGTATTGTTTTTAGTGCCTTGGCATAATAGGGTTGTGGTTGGTACAACAGATACGTTGTTAGATAGTCATAGTTTAGAACCAAAACCTTTGGATAAGGAAATTGATTTTGTATTGGAAACTGCAAACAGATATCTGAACAAAAAAGCGGTTAAAGCTGACGTGTTAAGCATTTATGCAGGACTTAGGCCGTTAGCCGCACCAAAAGATAAATCCGAAAAAACCAAAGAAATTTCACGAAGTCATAAGATCATAGTTTCAGATTCTGAATTAATTACGATCACAGGAGGAAAATGGACCACCTACAGAAGAATGGCCCAAGATACTGTGAATAAAATGATTGCAATGAACAAGCTGCCTGATGCCAATTGTAAAACCCAGGATCTTTTGATTCATGGATCAAATGGAAGTGTAGATCGTACGAACCACCTTTACGTTTATGGTACAGATCAAAAAGGGATTGCAGCGTTGGTAAAGGAGAATCCTGTTTTAGGCGAAAAGTTACATGCGAGACTGGAGTTTACAAAAGCTGAAGTCATTTGGGCTGTGCGACACGAAATGGCCAGAAGTATAGAGGATGTTTTGGCAAGACGTGTGCGTATTTTGTTTTTAGATGCGAAAGCGGCCGTGGAAATTACACCAATGGTAGGCGAGTTATTAAGAGCCGAATTAAACCAAACTATCGATTGGCGAGCAGAACAAATATCAAATTTTATTGAGATTGCCGATCAATATATATTAAAATAA
- the glpK gene encoding glycerol kinase GlpK — protein MGKYILSLDQGTTSSRAIVFDKNGNIISQAQKEFTQHFPKSGWVEHDPREIWSSQAGVAAEAIASKGLNVENIAAIGITNQRETVVVWDKNTGEPVYNAIVWQDKRTSDYCDQLKKEGKAQMIKEKTGLVIDSYFSGTKVKWILDNVEGARKKAEAGDLILGTIDSWLVWNFTKGKQHITDVTNASRTLMFNINTMEWDDELLGLLTIPESMLPEVKASSEVYGHTTSTFYDTKIPIAGIAGDQQAALFGQMCTKPGMVKNTYGTGCFMLMNIGEKPIVSKNNLLTTVAWQINGKTTYALEGSVFIAGAVVQWLRDSLKIIRNSSDVEALASSVEHTDGVYFVPAFAGLGAPHWNQHAKGTMFGLTRGSTDAHIARAALESIAFQTMDILKAMEADSGLSIKELRVDGGATINNMLMQFQSDVLNTETIRPKVVETTAMGAAFLAGLAVGYWDNPEEIQDIWQTDKTFSPMKDRTEIKTHIKGWYRAIDALEYWTKNV, from the coding sequence ATGGGGAAATATATCCTATCCTTAGATCAGGGAACGACAAGTTCTAGAGCTATTGTTTTCGATAAAAACGGTAATATCATATCTCAAGCCCAAAAAGAGTTTACGCAGCATTTTCCCAAATCGGGTTGGGTAGAACACGATCCCAGGGAAATTTGGTCTTCACAAGCTGGTGTAGCTGCGGAAGCCATTGCTAGTAAAGGACTAAATGTGGAAAATATCGCAGCTATAGGAATCACTAATCAGCGCGAAACTGTAGTAGTTTGGGATAAAAATACAGGAGAACCCGTTTACAACGCCATTGTTTGGCAAGACAAAAGAACCTCTGATTACTGCGATCAACTTAAAAAGGAGGGAAAAGCACAAATGATCAAAGAAAAAACAGGATTGGTCATTGATTCCTATTTTTCTGGAACTAAAGTAAAATGGATTCTCGATAATGTGGAAGGTGCCAGAAAAAAAGCAGAAGCTGGAGATTTAATTTTGGGAACTATAGACAGTTGGTTGGTCTGGAATTTTACCAAAGGCAAACAGCACATTACTGATGTAACCAATGCGTCAAGAACCTTGATGTTTAACATCAATACCATGGAATGGGACGATGAATTATTAGGGTTGTTGACGATTCCCGAAAGTATGTTACCGGAAGTGAAGGCCTCAAGTGAAGTTTATGGTCATACAACGTCCACTTTTTATGATACTAAAATTCCAATTGCAGGTATCGCTGGCGATCAACAAGCGGCTTTATTTGGACAAATGTGTACTAAACCCGGAATGGTTAAAAACACCTACGGCACAGGTTGCTTTATGTTGATGAACATTGGCGAAAAACCGATCGTATCCAAGAATAATTTATTGACTACAGTGGCTTGGCAAATCAACGGTAAAACAACTTATGCTCTAGAAGGAAGTGTTTTTATAGCAGGAGCCGTTGTACAATGGTTGCGGGATAGTCTGAAAATCATAAGAAATTCTTCCGATGTTGAAGCTTTGGCTTCGTCAGTTGAACATACAGACGGTGTATATTTTGTACCGGCTTTTGCAGGTCTTGGAGCACCACATTGGAACCAGCATGCAAAAGGCACCATGTTCGGCTTGACAAGAGGAAGTACAGATGCGCATATCGCAAGAGCGGCATTGGAATCTATTGCATTCCAGACCATGGATATTTTAAAAGCGATGGAAGCGGATTCTGGTTTATCAATTAAAGAATTACGTGTCGATGGAGGTGCAACAATTAATAATATGTTGATGCAGTTTCAGTCCGATGTTTTAAATACCGAGACCATTCGGCCAAAAGTTGTGGAGACTACGGCGATGGGAGCAGCATTTTTAGCTGGTCTGGCAGTTGGCTATTGGGATAATCCTGAAGAAATTCAGGATATCTGGCAAACGGATAAAACCTTTAGCCCAATGAAAGATAGGACAGAAATAAAAACACATATCAAAGGTTGGTATAGAGCGATTGACGCTTTGGAATATTGGACAAAAAATGTGTGA
- a CDS encoding MIP/aquaporin family protein: MTPFIAEIIGTAILILLGGGVVANVVLNKTIGNNSGWIVITTGWALAVYVAVVIAGPHSGAHINPAVTVALAVAGKFPWTDVPLFVLAQMIGAMIGSTTVWLTYRNHFEETEDGDSKKAVFCTAPAIRNTFSNFFSEMLGTFVLLFTIFYFTDASINETETVIGLGSLGALPVAFLVWSIGLSLGGTTGYAINPARDLGPRIMHAILPIKNKANSDWAYAWIPVVGPLVGGALAAFLMMALL; encoded by the coding sequence ATGACACCATTTATAGCAGAAATTATTGGCACAGCGATTTTAATTTTACTCGGTGGAGGCGTTGTTGCCAATGTTGTGCTCAATAAAACCATAGGAAATAACAGCGGTTGGATTGTGATTACAACAGGTTGGGCATTGGCGGTTTACGTAGCCGTCGTTATTGCTGGCCCACATAGTGGCGCACATATCAATCCTGCGGTTACAGTGGCCTTAGCTGTTGCAGGTAAATTTCCTTGGACTGATGTACCGTTGTTTGTGTTAGCCCAAATGATTGGAGCAATGATTGGATCAACAACAGTTTGGTTAACCTATAGAAATCACTTTGAAGAAACGGAAGATGGAGATTCTAAAAAAGCAGTCTTCTGTACGGCTCCAGCCATAAGGAATACATTTTCAAACTTTTTTAGTGAAATGCTAGGAACGTTTGTTTTGTTGTTCACGATTTTCTATTTTACAGATGCCAGTATCAATGAAACGGAAACCGTTATTGGTTTAGGTTCTTTAGGTGCTTTGCCTGTGGCGTTCTTGGTGTGGTCTATTGGTTTGTCTCTTGGTGGTACAACTGGTTATGCCATTAATCCTGCAAGGGATTTAGGGCCACGAATTATGCATGCAATTTTACCTATAAAAAATAAAGCTAATAGTGATTGGGCTTATGCTTGGATACCAGTTGTAGGGCCACTGGTGGGAGGCGCACTGGCGGCTTTTTTAATGATGGCTTTGTTGTAA
- a CDS encoding DeoR/GlpR family DNA-binding transcription regulator: protein MKRHQDILDRLAKEKHLEVLDLCDILNVSAVTIRKDLKLLEQKGLLHRTHGGASLENPYINERTVLDKEKISVEEKNGIAQMAASRIVENDSILIASGTTVQAFSKFIQAKNKLTVITSSLHVVLHLIHDKNIEILQLGGYIRHSSASVVGNYAEYILKNVSCSKLFLGVDGIDLEYGLSTTNLEEAELNKKMLKAAQKVIVLADSSKFGKKSFARICDLSQVDEIITDKGISEIKRKKLEEKEIKVTIVN from the coding sequence ATGAAGCGACATCAAGACATATTAGATAGACTCGCCAAAGAGAAACACCTCGAAGTGCTTGACTTGTGCGATATATTGAATGTTTCCGCAGTAACGATTAGAAAAGACCTCAAACTTTTAGAGCAAAAAGGTTTACTACACCGAACCCATGGTGGCGCATCATTGGAAAATCCCTATATTAATGAGCGAACCGTTTTAGATAAAGAGAAAATCTCGGTTGAGGAAAAAAACGGCATTGCACAAATGGCCGCAAGTCGCATCGTTGAAAACGACTCCATTTTAATTGCTTCGGGAACAACCGTTCAGGCATTTTCAAAATTTATCCAAGCCAAAAACAAATTAACGGTGATCACCTCATCACTTCATGTGGTCCTACACCTTATACACGATAAGAATATTGAAATCCTTCAGCTTGGCGGCTACATTAGGCACAGTTCAGCCTCTGTAGTTGGCAATTATGCAGAATATATTCTAAAAAATGTATCGTGCAGCAAACTATTTTTAGGTGTTGACGGTATTGATTTAGAATACGGGCTGTCCACCACCAACCTCGAAGAAGCAGAATTGAATAAAAAAATGCTAAAGGCAGCCCAAAAAGTAATTGTATTGGCGGATTCTTCAAAATTCGGTAAAAAGAGTTTCGCTAGAATATGTGACCTTTCCCAAGTCGATGAAATCATAACTGACAAAGGTATTTCTGAAATTAAACGAAAGAAATTAGAAGAAAAAGAAATTAAAGTGACCATTGTCAACTAA
- a CDS encoding helix-turn-helix domain-containing protein produces the protein MKNILLLLSVSLVLILNSQELPPIQTYTAFDYGGENQNWMISQDSKGYIYVANNLGLLEFNGSDWMPYRSPNNTVLRAVKVIDDRIYSGCYEEFGYWKRNDLGILDYYSLIPKLGEKILSEDQIWDILSYEEWVLFQAGHALYFYNKTSETFKTINSENIIYKVFNVNNQIYYHVANEGIYVLEGGQPKLVINDRIVLEDRVIDVFMHNEKLIILSRNSGFFQFDDDKLSEWNVSSNKRLKELNVFSNIQLNDQSFVLGTISDGLIKINTRGEIEYEINQKNGLANNTVLSLFEDHENNVWTGLDNGINCINVNSSIKTFIDYYGNIGTVYTTLIFNNYLYVGTNQGLFYRALDSKNQDFSFVKGTAGQVWSLYNDNNENLFCGHHLGTFIVEVDVAKSISTILGAWNFKKIPNHDDLLLQGNYDGLYVLQKKNNSWDVRNKIEGFKNSSRFFEINDWNQILVNNEYKGVFVIQLDSTLHEVVDIKRQLELRLGKNSGLISYKGHILYTSEDGVFDYNKNDGKFEKNNELSEKVSPYESAKMVVDQKGKLWLFSDQNISFIDNDNLTNKPELTTISIPSKLRKGVLGFENIQHIEKDKYVIGTSYGYLTLNASQITNESDYFIYLNAVKITDQNDNVRMLPIQDKGDFEHKHGALFFEYSVPEYNKFLDVNYQYKLNGEMERWSSWSGRSSVQFENLSFGEYNLEIRAKVGNQQTRNIVYYQFTIDRPWYITNLAIIVYLLIVLAIGIFVHKAYKFYYNRIIRHEHLKNERQIIQVKNEKLNQDIEGKNRELAISTMSIIKKNEMLRKIKKELKKAKNKSDIGSAVELIDDNLNNTKDWKFFKEAFNNADKDFMDKIKAEHPELTPNDLKFCAYLRLNLSSKEMAPLLNISIKSVETKRYRLRKKLQLHHDDSLVNYILKF, from the coding sequence ATGAAAAATATTCTGCTCTTATTAAGTGTGTCTTTAGTCTTGATTTTGAACAGTCAAGAGTTGCCGCCTATACAAACTTATACAGCGTTTGATTATGGTGGCGAGAATCAAAACTGGATGATTTCCCAAGATTCCAAAGGTTATATTTATGTTGCTAATAATTTAGGCCTGTTAGAATTTAACGGTTCTGATTGGATGCCTTATCGATCTCCCAATAATACGGTCCTTAGAGCTGTTAAGGTTATTGATGATAGAATATATTCCGGGTGTTATGAAGAATTTGGCTATTGGAAGCGCAATGATTTAGGAATTTTGGACTACTATTCTTTAATCCCTAAGTTGGGCGAGAAAATATTAAGTGAAGATCAAATTTGGGATATATTAAGTTATGAGGAATGGGTGTTGTTTCAAGCTGGTCATGCACTATACTTTTACAACAAAACTTCTGAGACTTTTAAAACTATAAATTCCGAGAACATAATTTACAAAGTTTTTAATGTCAACAATCAAATTTACTACCATGTGGCTAATGAAGGCATTTATGTCTTAGAAGGCGGTCAGCCAAAATTAGTAATTAATGATCGTATTGTTTTGGAGGATAGAGTTATAGATGTTTTTATGCATAATGAAAAGCTGATTATTTTATCACGTAATTCAGGGTTTTTTCAGTTTGATGATGATAAGTTAAGCGAATGGAATGTGTCTTCAAATAAAAGGCTGAAGGAATTAAATGTGTTTAGCAATATTCAACTAAACGATCAAAGTTTTGTTTTAGGGACAATTTCCGATGGGTTAATTAAAATTAATACAAGAGGAGAAATTGAATATGAAATAAATCAAAAAAATGGATTAGCTAATAATACGGTTCTATCTCTTTTTGAAGACCATGAAAACAACGTATGGACAGGTTTGGATAATGGAATAAACTGCATCAATGTGAATTCGTCAATAAAAACATTTATAGACTATTATGGAAATATTGGTACGGTTTATACGACACTAATTTTTAACAATTATCTCTATGTTGGTACAAATCAAGGTTTGTTTTATAGGGCATTAGATTCGAAAAATCAAGATTTTAGTTTTGTAAAAGGTACAGCGGGCCAGGTTTGGAGTCTTTATAATGATAACAATGAAAACTTATTTTGTGGGCATCACTTAGGAACTTTTATTGTTGAGGTGGACGTTGCAAAAAGTATCAGTACTATTTTAGGGGCTTGGAATTTTAAAAAAATACCAAATCACGACGATCTTTTGCTCCAAGGGAATTACGACGGCTTGTATGTGCTTCAAAAGAAAAACAACTCTTGGGATGTGCGCAATAAAATTGAAGGTTTTAAAAATTCGTCACGTTTTTTCGAAATCAACGACTGGAATCAAATCTTGGTAAATAATGAATACAAAGGTGTTTTTGTAATTCAGTTAGATAGTACGTTGCATGAGGTTGTAGATATAAAACGCCAATTGGAATTAAGATTAGGAAAGAATTCGGGATTAATTAGTTACAAAGGCCATATTTTATATACGTCTGAGGATGGTGTGTTTGATTATAATAAAAACGATGGAAAATTTGAAAAAAACAATGAGTTAAGTGAAAAAGTTTCGCCGTACGAATCTGCAAAAATGGTAGTAGATCAAAAGGGGAAGCTCTGGTTGTTTTCAGATCAAAACATAAGTTTTATTGATAATGACAATCTTACCAATAAACCCGAACTAACAACGATTTCGATTCCTTCAAAATTGAGAAAAGGGGTGCTTGGTTTTGAGAATATTCAGCATATTGAAAAAGACAAATATGTTATTGGAACTTCTTATGGATATTTAACCTTGAATGCATCGCAGATAACAAATGAATCTGATTATTTTATTTATCTCAATGCAGTGAAAATTACGGATCAAAATGATAATGTCAGAATGTTACCTATTCAAGACAAGGGAGATTTTGAACACAAACATGGCGCATTGTTTTTTGAATATTCGGTGCCGGAATACAATAAATTTCTGGATGTCAATTATCAGTACAAGTTAAATGGCGAGATGGAACGGTGGAGCTCATGGTCTGGGCGCTCAAGTGTTCAATTCGAAAATCTTTCTTTTGGCGAATATAACTTGGAAATTAGAGCCAAAGTCGGAAATCAGCAAACAAGAAATATAGTATATTACCAATTTACAATTGACAGGCCTTGGTATATCACAAATCTAGCTATAATAGTGTATCTATTAATCGTTTTAGCCATTGGCATTTTTGTGCATAAAGCCTATAAATTTTACTACAACCGAATTATAAGACATGAGCATCTTAAGAATGAAAGACAGATTATACAAGTTAAAAATGAAAAATTAAATCAGGACATTGAAGGGAAAAATAGGGAGTTGGCTATTTCTACTATGAGCATTATCAAAAAAAATGAAATGCTTCGTAAAATAAAAAAGGAATTAAAGAAGGCTAAAAATAAATCGGATATTGGAAGTGCTGTTGAGTTAATAGATGATAATTTGAACAATACTAAAGATTGGAAATTCTTCAAAGAAGCTTTCAACAATGCCGATAAAGATTTTATGGATAAAATTAAAGCTGAACATCCAGAATTAACACCCAACGATTTGAAATTTTGCGCCTATTTAAGGTTGAATTTATCCTCTAAGGAAATGGCGCCACTGCTTAATATATCTATAAAAAGTGTGGAAACTAAACGTTATCGATTGCGCAAAAAATTACAATTACATCACGATGATAGCTTAGTTAATTATATCTTAAAATTCTAA
- a CDS encoding FKBP-type peptidyl-prolyl cis-trans isomerase, translating into MSQVKENDTVKVHYTGKLKNGQVFDSSLEREPLEFTLGKGMLIPGFEKAVIDMEVNDKKTVDIPMEDAYGDVKKELFHKVDRAQLPPEVKPEVGLGLASRDEQGNEHQFRIVEVNEDNVIVDGNHPLAGQELVFDLELVEIK; encoded by the coding sequence ATGAGTCAAGTAAAAGAAAATGATACGGTAAAGGTACATTACACAGGAAAATTAAAAAACGGACAAGTCTTCGATAGTTCTTTAGAGCGTGAGCCTTTAGAGTTTACATTAGGTAAAGGCATGCTAATTCCTGGTTTTGAAAAAGCCGTTATCGATATGGAAGTGAATGATAAAAAAACTGTTGATATTCCTATGGAAGACGCTTATGGTGATGTCAAAAAAGAATTATTCCATAAAGTGGATAGAGCACAATTGCCACCGGAAGTGAAGCCTGAAGTTGGTTTAGGTTTAGCATCAAGGGATGAGCAAGGTAATGAGCACCAATTTAGAATTGTTGAGGTCAATGAAGACAATGTTATCGTAGATGGAAATCATCCATTAGCGGGACAAGAATTGGTTTTTGACCTTGAGTTGGTTGAGATCAAATAA